In one Flexibacter flexilis DSM 6793 genomic region, the following are encoded:
- the bamA gene encoding outer membrane protein assembly factor BamA: protein MRKLFAALAFVMVSNAATQAQIKLGGRAGGSETVEMNYTNPQKYEIGGITVSGVQFLDPNAIISVSGLKVGDEITVPGEAISGAIKKMWEQGILGDIEINVTRTDGKYIFLDYHLSERPRLSKFLFKGTKKGETTDLREKINLIRGRVVTDALIKNTKNTVQKFFTEKGYLHAAVNIEQIADSGRNSVTLRINVKKGRKVKISEIVFEDNQAFSDLQLRRKMKDTKVRRWYRIFKASKYQKSNFEKDKQSLIAYYNKNGYRDADITWDTLYPTKEYKEMVLVKTDSSVTPPKVTRKDTTIAANSHKRIVIKMKIEEGPKYYFRNITWVGNYIHDTKTLNSILGIKKGDVYNATTLDRKLTYNPEGYDVSSLYMDDGYLFFSVDPVEVAIVGDSIDIELRMNEGTQATINKINVAGNTKTNDHVVLREIYTLPGQKFSRADLIRTQRELGQLGYFDAEQIGIQPVPNPANGTVDINYTVVEKPSDQVELSGGWGGYYGFVGTLGLSFNNFSARKIFKKYEWQPLPQGDGQRLAIRFQANGRQFQNYSISFTEPWLGGRRPNSFTVSTNHSVQNYKSLGSGMLQITGISASLGKRLRWPDSYFTLMHSWGYQRYWLDNYSDRSLGFTNGHANSFNYTTTLSRNSINNPTFPTSGSTISLSVNLTPPYSLFRKNNNFSDDQERYKWVEFNKWMFDASWFTPLAKNLVINTRGHMGFIGSYKAGVGVGPFERFSVGGSGLTNFNYLLATDVIGLRGYDDNKITPQNATLPNGSEATRGIIYSKYVSELRYAISTNPAATIFVLGFLEAGNNWGSYRDYNPLNLYRSAGVGARIFMPAFGMIGVDYGWRFDSVPGTDMPKGQLHFTIGQQIR, encoded by the coding sequence ATGAGAAAATTATTTGCAGCCTTAGCTTTCGTTATGGTTTCCAATGCTGCCACACAAGCCCAAATCAAATTGGGTGGACGTGCGGGCGGAAGCGAAACCGTAGAAATGAATTACACGAATCCCCAGAAATATGAAATTGGCGGTATTACTGTCAGTGGTGTTCAATTCCTTGACCCTAACGCGATTATTTCGGTTTCGGGTTTAAAGGTAGGCGACGAAATCACCGTGCCAGGAGAAGCCATTTCGGGAGCAATCAAAAAAATGTGGGAACAAGGCATTTTGGGCGACATTGAAATCAATGTTACACGCACCGACGGCAAATATATTTTCTTAGATTACCACCTAAGCGAACGCCCGCGCCTTTCTAAGTTTTTGTTCAAAGGCACGAAAAAAGGTGAAACCACCGACCTACGCGAAAAAATCAACCTCATCAGAGGTCGCGTAGTAACCGACGCTTTGATTAAAAACACTAAAAACACGGTTCAGAAATTTTTTACCGAAAAAGGCTATTTGCACGCTGCCGTAAACATTGAGCAAATAGCAGACAGTGGTCGCAATAGCGTAACATTGCGCATCAACGTAAAGAAAGGCCGCAAAGTAAAAATTTCGGAAATTGTTTTTGAAGACAATCAGGCTTTTAGCGATTTGCAGTTGCGCCGCAAAATGAAAGATACCAAAGTACGCCGTTGGTATCGTATATTCAAAGCGTCTAAGTATCAGAAGTCTAACTTTGAGAAGGACAAACAAAGTCTTATCGCCTACTACAACAAAAATGGTTACCGTGATGCCGACATCACATGGGACACGCTTTACCCTACCAAAGAATACAAAGAAATGGTACTGGTAAAAACGGATAGCAGTGTTACGCCGCCAAAAGTAACGCGCAAAGACACGACGATTGCGGCCAATAGCCACAAACGCATTGTTATTAAAATGAAGATAGAAGAAGGCCCTAAGTATTACTTCCGTAACATTACATGGGTCGGCAACTATATTCACGATACAAAAACCCTTAATTCTATTTTGGGGATTAAGAAAGGTGATGTATATAATGCCACTACATTAGACCGCAAACTTACCTATAACCCAGAGGGTTATGACGTAAGTTCGCTCTACATGGACGACGGTTATTTGTTCTTTAGTGTTGATCCTGTGGAAGTGGCCATCGTAGGCGACTCCATAGACATCGAATTGCGCATGAACGAGGGCACACAAGCCACCATCAACAAAATCAATGTGGCAGGCAATACCAAGACAAACGACCACGTAGTTTTGCGTGAAATTTATACGCTCCCTGGCCAGAAATTTAGCCGCGCCGACCTTATCCGTACACAACGCGAGTTGGGTCAACTAGGTTATTTTGACGCAGAGCAAATTGGTATTCAACCAGTTCCGAATCCAGCAAACGGTACGGTAGATATTAACTACACGGTAGTAGAAAAACCAAGCGACCAAGTAGAACTTTCGGGTGGCTGGGGTGGCTACTATGGTTTTGTGGGTACGTTGGGACTTTCGTTCAACAACTTCTCTGCACGTAAAATCTTCAAGAAATACGAATGGCAACCATTGCCACAAGGCGACGGACAACGTTTGGCGATTCGTTTCCAAGCCAATGGCCGTCAGTTCCAAAATTATTCTATATCGTTTACAGAACCTTGGTTGGGTGGCCGTCGTCCGAACTCGTTTACGGTTTCCACGAACCATTCCGTACAAAACTACAAGAGTTTGGGTTCTGGTATGTTGCAAATCACAGGTATATCGGCGAGTTTGGGCAAACGTCTTCGTTGGCCAGACAGCTACTTTACTTTGATGCACTCTTGGGGCTATCAGCGTTATTGGCTGGACAACTATTCAGACAGGTCTTTGGGCTTTACGAATGGGCATGCCAATAGCTTTAACTATACAACAACGCTTTCACGTAATAGTATTAATAACCCAACATTCCCGACAAGTGGATCTACCATTTCGTTAAGCGTAAACTTAACACCTCCGTATTCTTTGTTTAGAAAAAACAACAATTTCAGCGACGACCAAGAGCGATACAAATGGGTTGAGTTTAATAAATGGATGTTTGACGCTTCTTGGTTTACGCCATTGGCCAAAAACTTAGTCATCAATACACGCGGGCACATGGGCTTTATTGGCTCTTACAAAGCGGGTGTGGGTGTTGGACCATTTGAGCGATTCTCTGTGGGTGGCTCAGGCCTTACTAACTTTAACTATCTGCTTGCCACCGACGTAATTGGTTTGAGAGGCTATGATGACAATAAAATAACACCTCAAAATGCCACTTTGCCAAATGGTAGCGAAGCCACCAGAGGTATTATTTATAGCAAATATGTAAGTGAGTTGCGTTATGCGATTTCCACCAACCCTGCGGCTACGATTTTTGTGTTAGGCTTCTTGGAAGCAGGCAACAACTGGGGCAGCTATCGCGATTATAACCCTCTTAACTTATACCGTTCGGCAGGTGTGGGTGCGCGTATCTTTATGCCAGCATTCGGGATGATTGGGGTAGATTATGGCTGGCGTTTCGATAGCGTACCAGGTACTGATATGCCAAAAGGACAACTTCACTTTACCATTGGCCAGCAAATTCGTTAA
- a CDS encoding OmpH family outer membrane protein produces the protein MKKLAIQAFLVVLACVFWHDSYAQKFGYIDSKFILGQMKEYKQAQSEIAQLSQGWQKEVDAKNKEVDNMEKAYLAEEVLLTDEMKKERLAAISKKREEAREYQRKIFGFEGLYFLKKQELIKPVQDKVFDAVEKVSKAKKIQIMFDKSGELVMIYTDPRHDYTDFVLEELGIGNKDDVIDNKR, from the coding sequence ATGAAAAAATTGGCAATTCAGGCATTTTTAGTAGTTTTGGCCTGCGTTTTTTGGCACGATTCTTATGCACAAAAGTTTGGGTACATTGATTCCAAATTTATTTTGGGACAAATGAAAGAATACAAACAAGCGCAAAGCGAAATTGCACAACTTTCGCAAGGCTGGCAAAAAGAAGTTGATGCCAAAAACAAAGAGGTTGATAACATGGAAAAGGCGTATTTGGCCGAAGAAGTGTTGCTTACTGATGAAATGAAAAAGGAACGTTTGGCGGCCATCTCTAAAAAACGGGAAGAAGCTCGCGAATACCAACGAAAAATATTTGGCTTTGAAGGGCTTTATTTTCTCAAAAAACAAGAACTGATTAAGCCTGTACAAGACAAAGTTTTTGATGCCGTAGAGAAAGTGTCTAAGGCCAAGAAAATTCAAATTATGTTCGACAAGTCGGGTGAGTTGGTGATGATTTACACAGACCCCCGCCACGATTACACGGATTTTGTGCTTGAAGAGCTCGGAATCGGCAACAAAGATGATGTGATTGACAACAAACGTTAA
- a CDS encoding OmpH family outer membrane protein, whose product MKKQIIALFFALIAVTVAAQAQDSTATKVNAAGAKNLKIGYTNVNYILSVSPRAKEIEADLKARGIQLKKEIDGKMQQLETKYADYQKNAATMLESIRVDKENELRTLQASIETLQQNAQTELKNKEDELLKPEIEKIYKAINEVAIAEGYTYVLNSDQVLLYAVEQFDVTESVAKKLGFKLPAPGSETATPAATPKPATGTTSPKKPATSPKKK is encoded by the coding sequence ATGAAAAAACAAATAATTGCCTTATTTTTTGCTCTCATCGCTGTAACAGTTGCAGCACAAGCACAAGACAGTACTGCCACAAAAGTAAATGCCGCAGGAGCAAAAAATCTTAAAATTGGTTATACCAACGTAAACTATATATTGAGCGTAAGCCCTCGCGCCAAAGAAATTGAAGCAGATTTGAAAGCGCGTGGCATTCAATTGAAAAAAGAGATTGATGGCAAAATGCAACAACTCGAAACCAAGTACGCGGACTATCAAAAAAATGCCGCTACCATGCTTGAGTCTATTCGTGTGGACAAAGAAAATGAGTTGCGTACGTTGCAAGCCTCTATCGAAACTTTGCAACAAAACGCTCAAACAGAGCTTAAAAACAAAGAAGATGAGTTGCTAAAGCCTGAAATCGAAAAAATCTACAAGGCTATCAATGAAGTAGCGATCGCAGAAGGTTACACTTACGTGCTAAATTCAGACCAAGTGCTTTTGTACGCTGTTGAGCAATTCGACGTAACAGAATCTGTGGCTAAAAAATTAGGTTTTAAATTGCCTGCTCCTGGTTCTGAAACTGCCACACCTGCTGCTACTCCAAAACCAGCAACAGGTACAACAAGTCCTAAAAAACCAGCCACTTCGCCTAAGAAAAAATAA
- a CDS encoding acetyltransferase: protein MLLYGAGGHAKVIIECLHSQGQRTQGIFDDASMLHDLLGVQVLGIYSLNVLPEAKLIIAIGNNRVREQISRMVQHQFGVAMHRLAYCSEYAKVGAGTVAMQYTVIQPDARIGQHCIINTAAVVEHDCLVGDFVHIAPNATLCGHVEVGTGTLIGAGAVVTPCVKIGQWATIHAGASVTTDVPDFGVVR from the coding sequence ATGTTATTATACGGAGCAGGCGGACACGCCAAAGTAATTATTGAATGTCTGCATTCGCAGGGACAACGTACACAAGGGATTTTTGATGACGCTTCTATGTTGCACGACTTGCTGGGCGTGCAAGTGCTGGGCATTTATAGCCTCAATGTGTTGCCAGAAGCCAAACTCATTATAGCCATCGGCAACAATCGCGTGCGCGAACAAATTAGCCGTATGGTACAACATCAGTTCGGAGTGGCCATGCACCGTTTGGCCTATTGCTCGGAATACGCAAAAGTCGGTGCGGGAACAGTAGCAATGCAATACACTGTAATTCAGCCAGATGCACGCATCGGCCAACATTGCATTATCAACACGGCGGCTGTGGTGGAACACGATTGTCTGGTAGGCGATTTTGTACATATTGCCCCCAACGCCACGCTTTGCGGACACGTAGAAGTAGGCACGGGCACACTCATTGGCGCGGGCGCAGTAGTTACGCCTTGCGTGAAAATTGGGCAATGGGCTACCATACACGCAGGGGCGAGCGTAACTACCGATGTGCCAGACTTTGGCGTAGTACGCTAA
- a CDS encoding heavy metal translocating P-type ATPase, which produces MEHTHTHTDLKCAHCGDECRDNSLHIEDKVFCCQGCQSVYLLLKENNLCDYYELNKLAGNSLKGKSFDDKFAYLDVAEIAQPLYDFYSPSEARITLYLPSIHCSSCIWLLENFHKIKKGVLQSRVQFLKKELALVFDPSQVSLRQIVELLATIGYEPSITLNANDADTYHKKRSKELYALLLRLGVVGFALGNVMLMSFPAYLGIDAADQALYGNLFRYLNLALSVPVVAYGASPFWYSAWTSLRQKNLNIDVPITLGILMLFVRSVIETVFMNAEGYYDSLSGLVFLLLIGRYVQQITYEGLNFQRDYKSYFPLAATVVLPSGAEQIKSVNNLVPTDHLRLRPQELVPADSILISENALVDYSFVTGEAEPQHCAKGQTIFAGGRIMQNIAELTVQKPCSHSYLTQLWNKDEFVKPKDTPTTRTAELFAHYFTYITLAIATAAGGFWLIFDSSLALNAFTAVLVVACPCALTLSMPFTMGMAMAILGKNKFYVRNSDVIQHLAEANSIVFDKTGTLTDPTANELKYEGRNLTAAQWTVFTSMASHSTHPLSQSLARLLKTRYAVQSLDEWHEVLGCGIECLVDGQLFRLGKIDWVSADRNTVTNDKNIALGIDGTLVGYFGVQQVLRKGVRTMLTDLATHFRLALLTGDNKGGLRDIESVLSLIPTVRTNQQPADKMHYIAQIQADEKAKVVMIGDGLNDAGALRQANVGIALTQDAAQFSPSSDVIADAQSLYRLADFVLYARTSVKVVKWSFLLSLVYNFVGLSVAVSGHLSPVFAAVFMPLSSISVVTFGVGMTALYARKFKL; this is translated from the coding sequence ATGGAGCATACCCACACACACACCGACCTAAAATGCGCACATTGCGGCGACGAATGCCGCGACAACTCGCTGCACATCGAAGACAAAGTTTTTTGTTGTCAAGGCTGCCAATCGGTGTATCTTTTACTCAAAGAAAATAACCTTTGCGACTATTACGAACTCAATAAACTGGCGGGTAACTCGCTGAAAGGCAAATCTTTTGATGATAAATTTGCGTACTTGGACGTGGCCGAAATAGCCCAACCCCTCTACGATTTTTATAGCCCAAGCGAGGCACGCATTACGCTGTATTTGCCTTCTATTCATTGTAGTTCGTGCATTTGGTTGCTCGAAAATTTCCATAAAATCAAAAAAGGCGTGCTACAAAGCCGCGTGCAATTCCTCAAAAAAGAATTGGCGTTGGTTTTTGACCCTTCGCAGGTGAGTTTGCGCCAAATCGTGGAACTGCTGGCCACTATCGGCTACGAACCATCTATCACCCTCAACGCCAACGATGCTGACACATATCACAAAAAACGCTCTAAAGAGCTGTACGCCTTGCTTTTGCGCTTGGGCGTGGTGGGTTTTGCGCTTGGCAATGTGATGTTGATGAGCTTCCCCGCGTATTTGGGGATAGATGCCGCCGACCAAGCCTTGTACGGCAATTTGTTCAGATATTTAAACTTAGCATTGTCCGTGCCTGTGGTGGCTTACGGGGCTTCGCCGTTTTGGTATTCTGCTTGGACGTCGTTGCGCCAAAAGAACCTGAATATCGACGTACCGATTACGTTGGGTATTCTGATGTTGTTTGTGCGTAGTGTTATTGAAACGGTTTTTATGAACGCCGAAGGCTACTACGACAGCTTGTCGGGCTTGGTGTTTTTGTTGCTGATTGGGCGTTATGTACAACAAATCACTTACGAAGGCCTTAATTTTCAGCGTGATTACAAATCTTATTTCCCTTTAGCCGCTACGGTGGTTTTGCCGTCGGGTGCGGAGCAAATTAAATCCGTGAATAACCTAGTGCCCACAGACCATTTACGTTTGCGTCCTCAAGAACTTGTTCCCGCCGATAGTATTTTGATTTCTGAAAATGCGCTGGTGGATTATAGTTTCGTAACAGGCGAAGCCGAGCCACAACATTGCGCCAAAGGCCAAACCATTTTTGCAGGTGGCCGCATTATGCAAAATATTGCGGAGCTGACCGTACAAAAACCTTGTTCGCATAGCTACCTGACGCAGCTTTGGAATAAAGACGAATTTGTAAAACCCAAAGACACGCCAACTACACGCACCGCCGAACTTTTCGCACATTATTTCACCTACATCACCTTGGCCATTGCTACGGCGGCGGGTGGTTTTTGGTTGATTTTTGATAGCAGTTTGGCACTCAATGCTTTTACTGCTGTGTTGGTGGTGGCTTGTCCGTGCGCTCTTACACTCAGTATGCCATTTACGATGGGAATGGCGATGGCGATTTTGGGTAAAAATAAATTTTATGTACGCAACAGCGACGTAATCCAACATTTGGCCGAAGCCAATAGCATTGTTTTTGATAAAACAGGCACACTCACCGACCCGACGGCCAACGAGCTCAAATACGAAGGTCGTAACCTGACGGCGGCGCAATGGACAGTTTTTACCTCAATGGCTTCGCACAGTACGCACCCATTGAGCCAAAGTTTGGCGCGTTTGCTCAAAACCCGCTACGCCGTGCAATCGCTTGACGAATGGCATGAGGTGTTGGGCTGCGGCATTGAGTGTCTGGTAGATGGGCAACTATTCCGTTTGGGTAAAATAGACTGGGTAAGTGCTGACAGAAACACGGTTACCAACGATAAAAATATTGCCTTGGGCATTGATGGCACGTTGGTAGGTTATTTTGGCGTGCAACAAGTTTTGCGCAAGGGTGTAAGAACAATGCTTACCGATTTGGCTACACATTTCCGTTTGGCCTTGCTCACTGGAGACAACAAAGGTGGTTTGCGCGACATTGAAAGCGTGCTTTCGCTTATCCCGACCGTGCGCACCAACCAACAGCCCGCCGACAAAATGCACTACATCGCCCAAATACAAGCCGACGAAAAGGCCAAAGTAGTGATGATTGGCGACGGCCTAAACGATGCGGGAGCTTTGCGCCAAGCCAACGTAGGCATCGCCTTGACGCAAGATGCGGCGCAGTTTAGCCCGTCGAGTGATGTGATTGCCGATGCGCAATCGCTGTACCGTTTGGCTGACTTTGTGTTGTATGCACGCACTTCCGTGAAGGTGGTAAAATGGAGCTTTTTACTTTCGTTAGTGTATAATTTCGTGGGGCTTTCGGTGGCCGTGAGTGGTCATTTGTCGCCTGTTTTTGCGGCGGTATTCATGCCACTTAGTTCGATTTCGGTCGTTACGTTTGGGGTGGGGATGACTGCACTCTACGCCCGAAAATTCAAATTGTAA
- a CDS encoding 4a-hydroxytetrahydrobiopterin dehydratase — translation MKNKPMNWDEKDNALEKTFVFQDFVEAFGFMTRVALLAEQRNHHPDWHNVYNRVTIRLNTHDAGSTVTDKDRELAAAIDRLFS, via the coding sequence TTGAAAAATAAGCCAATGAACTGGGACGAAAAAGATAATGCTTTAGAAAAAACGTTTGTTTTTCAGGATTTTGTAGAAGCCTTCGGATTTATGACGCGCGTAGCCTTGTTGGCCGAGCAGCGCAACCACCACCCCGACTGGCACAACGTTTATAACCGCGTAACCATTCGCCTCAACACCCACGACGCGGGCAGCACCGTTACCGACAAAGACCGCGAACTTGCCGCCGCCATTGATAGACTTTTTAGTTAA
- a CDS encoding isoprenyl transferase: MDLKEQIKTEILPQHIAVIMDGNGRWAKKQGAMRVFGHRNAIQSVRETAEGCAELGVKFLTLYAFSTENWNRPAIEVEALMQLLVSTIRSETKTLTKNNIRLATIGDTSGLPKSCQKELAEAMEETKDNTRMTLTLALNYGGRWELVEAAKRIAQMAADGQIKPEQVSEQLINSLLATHDMPDPDLLIRTSGELRISNFLLWQLAYSEIYITDVLWPDFRKKDLHEAIIAYQQRERRFGKVLS; this comes from the coding sequence ATGGATTTGAAAGAACAAATTAAAACGGAAATTCTGCCCCAACACATCGCCGTTATTATGGATGGCAATGGCCGTTGGGCAAAAAAACAAGGCGCAATGCGCGTATTTGGGCACCGCAACGCGATTCAGTCGGTGCGCGAAACGGCAGAAGGTTGCGCCGAGTTGGGGGTGAAATTCCTTACTTTATATGCGTTCTCTACCGAAAACTGGAACAGACCAGCCATTGAGGTAGAGGCACTTATGCAACTTTTAGTTTCTACTATTCGCTCAGAGACTAAGACACTTACCAAAAACAACATTCGTTTGGCCACCATTGGCGACACAAGCGGCCTGCCCAAAAGTTGCCAAAAAGAATTGGCCGAAGCCATGGAAGAAACCAAAGACAATACGCGCATGACACTGACCTTAGCCCTCAATTATGGCGGGCGTTGGGAGTTGGTGGAAGCTGCGAAGCGTATTGCACAAATGGCCGCCGATGGCCAAATCAAGCCCGAACAAGTAAGCGAGCAGCTCATTAACAGCCTGTTAGCTACGCACGATATGCCCGACCCCGACTTACTTATCCGTACCAGTGGCGAGTTGCGCATCAGCAACTTTTTGTTGTGGCAATTGGCGTACTCCGAAATCTATATTACAGATGTGTTGTGGCCAGATTTTCGCAAAAAAGACCTACACGAAGCCATCATCGCCTACCAACAGCGCGAACGCCGCTTCGGGAAAGTATTAAGTTAG